The following is a genomic window from Pyricularia oryzae 70-15 chromosome 5, whole genome shotgun sequence.
CAACAGCCGCCGGCTCCACCCCACGGGAGGACCCCTACCTTGCCGCATACACGTCGACCTCGTCTACGCTGATGAATGGGATCGTGGGCACGGCACCGCCCGGTGCTATGTACGTACGCGCCCTCTACGACTACGAAGCCGATGACCGGACCAGTCTCAGCTTTCACGAAGGCGATGTCATTCAGGTTATCACGCAGCTCGAGAGCGGCTGGTGGGATGGCGTTATCAATGGCGTTCGCGGCTGGTTCCCCAGCAACTATTGTGAGATTATAAACGATGTACCCGAACCCGAGCCGAATGGATTCATCGACTCGGTTGAGGAGGACCCTGAGGAGGATGACTACGAGAATGGCTTCGACGACGAAGAggaggatgatgacgaccAGGACCTGGCTGGTGGTCTGCCGATGGAACAGCCAGATTCCGACAGCAAATCTGGCGCAGATTTCTGGATACCACAAGCGACATCCGATGGCCGATTATTTTACTACAACACCATGACTGGTCAGACTAGTGTAGAGCTGCCCTTGGAATCACCCACATCGATGAACGAATCTGGACCCCGCGATCGGATGAATGTAAACCTTCCAGATAGGACACGGCCGCCTCCGGAGATGATGGCAAGGGGTCTTACACAGGACGAAGATGAGGATTCCGATGCGAATTCCGCTTCCGAGTTGGACGGCGAGTCTATCATGATGGCATCGCAGACTCTCGGGGTAAGGCTCCCTCTTCTGTATACGCACACCATGGTGTTGGCCCAGTTTATGTTGCGCCGCGTCATCAAGATTTTGCTGGCCGTCTTTTACTCTGTTGAATACTCAAATGGATCGTACTAATCGTTTAAATGCTTTCCTGTCGCAGTCGAATAACCGCGCGCCTCATCTGAAGGATACGCTATCGCCATCCATCTCGATGGACTCTATGAACGGACAACACCCGATTACTCGAACTCGCGGCGACACATTTGGTGCTACCCAAGCCATGAACCAGACACCAATGATCGCATCTGCTACCTCTTTTACCACCTTCAATCTCCCCAGCGCTGCCACCATACCCCGCTCTTTCTTTGATGATGGTAGCACACCTCCCCTTACCTGGAGCCGCTTGGTGAACAACATGAAGCGCTCTATAGAACGATATCGCGAAGCAATCCAACACGGCAGCCGATCCGAGTATGTCGCCCGAGCAGAGGATATATCAGACCATCTCAGGCTGCTCCTGGCTGCAGGTTCTGGAACAACAGACAACCACTCGGGTCAGCCTTCTATTATTTCAACAAACAAAGCCTTGTATCCGCACTTTCGTGACATGATGTCCAAGTTCTCAAAACTTGTCATATCATCACACATTGCCGCCGCGGACTGGCCGAACCAGGAGTCCGTACAGAAATGCTTGTCAGAAGCCGATGGGGTCCTGCTCGGTGTGTTCAGCTATGTTGAAGTTGCCAGACAGCAAAGAGGCGAGGAAATTCCCCGACTCTTCCCTGGCTTCGTTATCGGAAGTACCACTGGTGGCAGCTGGCAGAATAACGGTCTCGCTGGTCGCGATCCCATAACTTCCAATTTCCTAGAAGATGAGGAGGGCGTTGTCGAGCCCACAGCTGTGCTCGATGGCAAGCTGCTTGAAAGATTAGATGAGCTCAAGAGATTACTTGTCTCCAGTATCAGGGAGCTTGACAAGAGCCTAATCCTACCTGACAAGGTCATTTCGCCCTACCGTCATGAGGTTATCGGCAATAATGTCTGCTTGGCGGGAAGTAGAGTTCTGGACACCTTCAAACCTTGGGTCGCCATGATCGAGTCCATCGACTTGTCATCTCTTGGGAACACATTTCAAACCCCACAGCTGGCCGACTTCAGCGTAAACAAACAGAGCCTTTACGACAACATTTCAGACCTTATCCTTGGATGCCAGGCTGTATCAGGTCCGCTCTCAGACGAGTGGTCAGAAGTGCGGGGGGAATCGCTTGAGAACCGTCTCGAGTACGTAAGGCAGTGTGGGAGGACTCTGGAGACAAATTCATCCCACGTGGGATTCTCTTTACAGCTACTCTCAGAGCAAGTGCAGTTCAACATGCAGCAGCAAGTCGAGCCTCGCGTGCGCGAAGAACCATTTGTGCGCCAACCGCTCCAGAGAACGGAGACGATGCCATACCAGCCCAGCGGACACCTGCGAACAGAGAGCAGAGGAATCAGCGCTCCTCA
Proteins encoded in this region:
- a CDS encoding cell division control protein 25, translated to MLMTQTVVSALGQAQNSASSIAPNRHDPTTAAGSTPREDPYLAAYTSTSSTLMNGIVGTAPPGAMYVRALYDYEADDRTSLSFHEGDVIQVITQLESGWWDGVINGVRGWFPSNYCEIINDVPEPEPNGFIDSVEEDPEEDDYENGFDDEEEDDDDQDLAGGLPMEQPDSDSKSGADFWIPQATSDGRLFYYNTMTGQTSVELPLESPTSMNESGPRDRMNVNLPDRTRPPPEMMARGLTQDEDEDSDANSASELDGESIMMASQTLGSNNRAPHLKDTLSPSISMDSMNGQHPITRTRGDTFGATQAMNQTPMIASATSFTTFNLPSAATIPRSFFDDGSTPPLTWSRLVNNMKRSIERYREAIQHGSRSEYVARAEDISDHLRLLLAAGSGTTDNHSGQPSIISTNKALYPHFRDMMSKFSKLVISSHIAAADWPNQESVQKCLSEADGVLLGVFSYVEVARQQRGEEIPRLFPGFVIGSTTGGSWQNNGLAGRDPITSNFLEDEEGVVEPTAVLDGKLLERLDELKRLLVSSIRELDKSLILPDKVISPYRHEVIGNNVCLAGSRVLDTFKPWVAMIESIDLSSLGNTFQTPQLADFSVNKQSLYDNISDLILGCQAVSGPLSDEWSEVRGESLENRLEYVRQCGRTLETNSSHVGFSLQLLSEQVQFNMQQQVEPRVREEPFVRQPLQRTETMPYQPSGHLRTESRGISAPQRPGYAQSVSVDGADLIAPNNKFRKIGGHSKLERIFGEDPSPQPPPVDETPEFLKLSYEDDIQWETKTQPPTVKGGTLLALVEQLTRHDKLDSSFNNTFLLTYRSFTTARELFELLVKRFGIQPPEGLNQQDYDVWRDRKQKLIRFRVVNILKSWFENFWMEDSSLEETKQLIRDVYTFARDTVKSTETPGSPQLMALLDQRLTGKDVSARRMVQNSNLPTPTPIMPKNMKKLKFLDIDVIEFARQLTIIESRLYAKIKPTECLNKTWQKKQGEGEPEPAPNVKALILHSNQMTNWVAEMILAQSDVKKRVVVIRHFVAVADRCRSLNNFSTLTSIISALGTAPIARLKRTWDIVPAKAQSTLESMRKLMASTKNFGEYREALHASNPPCIPFFGVYLTDLTFIEDGIPSIIKKTNLINFAKRAKTAEVIRDIQQYQAVVYSLQPVNELQDYILSNMSAAGDVHEMYDKSLQVEPREREDEKIVRVLAESGFL